Within the Eucalyptus grandis isolate ANBG69807.140 chromosome 1, ASM1654582v1, whole genome shotgun sequence genome, the region aatttaggtgtcttttgtctttgatcgcaacctcttcgaggctacattcaaagaggggcagctgttaacacctaaatttcacataagttaattaatttaaagtagcaTTAGAGATTAGGaattaatcacaaaaattaattaatattctttaataaataaaaaaaacgaaCGAAAAAGAATATGGTCGGGTCGGGCTGGATCCGGCTATGGCCCGACCcatctctccttttcttttcctcccgcGTGCTAGGCCGGCCcaacctcttttctttttcggccCGGCCCGCATCTGGTCTTCTCCCTCCTTCAGTCTTCGCACGACCTGCACAACCGGCAAAAAGCGAGAGCCGGAGacggaaagaaaaaagcaagacAAAGAACGAGAAGAGAAGCGAGAGGATCGGTGTAGCGGGGCGCGGCATGATCCGCGGGTCGGGAGCAGCCGACCCGCAATGGGCTCGGCCGTAGTCTTCGCGCAAGTTCTGCGCAGAAAAGAGgagcaaaaaaggaaagaaacgggAAGAAAAGAGGAGGCAAGGCAGAAGATCGGCATGGCAGGGCTTTCGGCACGATCCGCGGGTCGGGGAAGCAGATCGATCGACCAGCTGGCGCGGTAGGAGGTCTTCGCTCGGAATACCTagagtaaaagaaaagataggAGTATAAGATGGAATGAGGGCAGCAAATAGAGGAAAgcagaaaaaacgaaaaaaagaaaagaccaagAGAAAAATACGAGAGAGGAAGAGGCGAGCAAAGGCCACCATCGTCGTCGATCGGCGCCGTCCAGCCACCGCCGGTGAGCCGCCGACCGACACCGTATCCTCGAGCCAAAGAAGCACGAGAAGAAACAGAACGGAGAGGCGAGAGGAAGCGAGAGAGAAATACCGAGGAGTGAGGAGGCTGAACCGGAGGCAGGAAGCTCGAGGCAGCAGCCCGTCGTCGCCGGAAGTTTGTTCGCCGGCCGTTGTCCGCCGTGGCCCATCACCGGACGAGGTAGGTCTCCCGAACCCTGCGATCTCGTTTCCGGAAACGCGGGCCGGAGCTCACGGTCGACCGGTTCTCGTGAGCTCCGGTCCACGTCGCCTTTGCACTTTGCTCCCGTGTCCTCTTATGTCATATTTCAAGACCCCCGAAGCATGATCGGCGTTCGGTAGAGCGGAATCCTTCGAGTTTGGTAGTGCATACCACGTGTTCGATAAAATTCCTCAGAGAAAACCGAGGAGTAGCTCACGTTTTAACGCCGGACCCACCCGTTTTTGCTCCTGTGTTTGCTGAATCCTTGTTGCTCTGTCTGTATTTGTTGCGTTTCTAAACGGTTTGCGCGAGATTTGGCATGTATTGAAGTCGACGACCCGTTCCGTCGGAAATAGGGTAGTTTTTTGCCGGAATAGGTagccggcgagggtcgacgCCGGTTGAGAGGACGACCGGTGAGCGATAGTGGTCCGGCGACCTTCCTCAGGGCCGCCAGCGTTCGCGGTGTTGCCGGCGTCGGACCGGTGGAGGAGATGCAGGAGCTTCGGCGTGTTGCGGCTGCGGTAGGTagccggcgagggtcgacgCCGGTCGAGAGGACGACCGGTGAGCGATAGTGGTCCGGCGACCTTCCTCAGGGCCGCCAGCGTTCGCGGTGTTGCCGGCGTCGGACCGGTGGAGGAGATGCAGGAGTTTCGGCGTGTCGCGGCTGCGGGAGAGGAGACCCCGGGGAAGAcgactaaaaaaagaaaaaaagaaaaaagacaaaagcacaaaaagataaaaaaaaaaaaaaaagagtaaaaaaagaGGAATGGGCTTCGTTTTGGGCTGTTTTAGTGTATAGGGCTTGTGGGcctcattttaaaaaaaaaaaaaacttagactaGGTTGGGCCTGCTGGTTAGGCCCAATCCGAATTTAATTGAAGGCCCAATTGGGCCTTGCCCTTTTCTGAGCGGGCCGATCAGCCCGTCTCCCAGCCGGACCGAACCCGGGTCCGGTCTGCGACCGGACCCGACTGACTGCCGGCAAACCGAACCGGCAAGTCGGGTCAAATCGAATCCAACTAGGTTcgcccattttattttatttattattatttttttaaaaaaattaattaaattaaaaaaatcgaaaatcctttaaaaaattaaaaaaattaaaaaaattaaaaaaaaaattaaaaaaattaattaaattaaaaaattaaaaaatttcgaaaatccaaaaatgtagGTTTTGTTTAGGAATGGCCATGTATTGCATTTATAGCATATTTAGGCCTTAAATTGcttgtatattgattatattgcatgtttaattcacCTGTTTAAGTATGTTTGCAATTGCTTAGTGGTATGTGTTAATTTTACTGTAATTAAGATCTTGGTAGttataattattactttattgattgtgcacttgTATGCTCACCTcctatgttagtggataggtatgaaatcaatctaaagcccgataaaaaatcattttgttaaaatgaacaagattaggtaccgaaagggcactaattggtcaattagtgtaatcaagtccccgatcctagactctctggttgcgtaggaagtgaggcaagctcccatgtctcacttggtttctagccgaccccaataggctagtggcgactccttttgcacaaattttcttaagaatatcccaacgtcacgcggggtatgggcttgggagagctcgcgcctaatcatgggccttaggtccgtcttttaggcaatacccctaaacctgctccctccccccgaggggtaggtcgcgacaagatCGATATTAGCCTTTTGGAAGTTAAAATTAGGTCCAAGCACAGGTCCAAGCACCTTTAATGACAATGAAATGCCGTCATTTAAGTAGCGTTATCATGCCAGCCCTTCAGGAGCTACAAAAAAGATCCGTCATAAAAGAAGTGCGTGACCACAATAGTATGTGATCAGCatttaaaatctcaagattAGTAGTTAGCACAACGTatgaaaaaggacaaaaaaatcttgatttgGGCTTTAAGGGAAATAAGGATGTGGGAACCGCCTTGGTAAATTgataataccttaaaaaactcCATCTTTAGGTCTAATCCTAATCttaccataaatttttttatcccatAAAAAATCCTTAACTTTAAGTCTTATCTCGATTTTACTCTAAACGTTTTTCTGTCCTATGAAAAACCCCCAACTTAAAGTCTTCTCCTAAATTTACCCTAAAGTTTTACAGTCTtgtaaaaaaccataaacttttatttgagtCACAAGACTGCCCCATTAATcctctttcttaatttcttGTCTAAAATTGAGTGATAAAAAAACTCCCAAGCAGGAGCTGTTGGAGCATTTCAATCGCAAGCTCTCCAACCACTAGAGACAAAACATTCCCAAGCATGAAAGATCGAAGTTTAAGCTCAAAATCCCTTGGAGCGATTTTGACTAAGGGTTAATAAAGGCAGATTTTGGacttaattaaattttgtaaatatttcaatgaacaaatatgtagggtaaaattgaaaatggacCTATAGCTTGGACTTTTTTACGAGacagaaaaatttatgatagaaTTGATACTAAATCTAAAATTGATGGTTTTTtatgagatgaaaaaaaaaattaaggtgaAATTGAGATTGAACTTAAAATTGGGGGTTTTTCtatgtgacaaaaaaaaaaattgaaagtagaGTCGTAATAAGAGCTAAACGTAGAGGGCTTTTTAGGGCGTGAGGCCTATTTTCTCATTACGTCATCAGCGGAGTCGACGCGGCCACTTGTAAACGGCGACCTCGCATGACTCTGTTCACGTAAAAGGAAGCAGACGACCTCCCTCCCTCGCTCGGCTCGCCGCGAACGCACTTCCGCCCCTCCGTCGAGCTCCCGCCGCGGGCGCCGCCGTTCGCCATATCTGAGTTTCAGAGGTATGATCGCGCCTCTCTCTACAtgttcaacttcttcttcttcttcttcttcttcttcttcttcttcttcttcttttggggtcATACTACATGTtcaacttctcttccttccttccttctcccTTTCAATCACCTCCCGAACCCGCGTCCTCCGGCCATCCCGTCGCGTGTCGTCCTTCACTGGTTAAGTACAGTTTCAGTTTGGAAAACACTCCGATGACGTCGCCCCTCGAAGCTGATCCTTTTCGTCTCTTCGACAGCGGCGACGGTGGTTTCCGTCGAGAAAGATACAGCGCCGCCGGCTTTGCATgcgcctctttttcttttttcttttttcccttcgtCTTTTGAGTTACCCTTCTCCGTCGCGACGCCGATGCCGGATGCCTGGTTTTGCTGGGCAGTTCGTTTTCGGGGACGGACGGGGTGGGTGGCGATTCGGTTTCCATCTTCGGTTGGAGGGAAAAATACGGTTTCCCTTTTTATGTAGTCAATCTTATGCGCCCTTGATATATGGCTCCGTATCTTTCCCTCTTTACATTCCCCTTGATATATATGCCATCTTCTCCTCGTGCCCAGATCGAGTCGACCGCACGTTATTCGGATGCGATGGGACTGCTCCGCCGCGACGTGCCTCAGTGCCCGGCCGGTCGGCATTGCGCGCAGTGGTTTAGAGAGCATATGCAGTACTGCCTATGCAGCACGAAGGACGGGATATCTCTGTCCTTGGGCGTGGTCAGTGTCGTCAGCTGGGGCGTTGCCGAGATACCGCAGATCGTCACGAATTACAAGCTGAAATCCGCGGAGGGTCTTTCCCTTGCTTTCCTGACGACATGGATACTTGGGTAATCTAAAAATGCCTCTTCGGAGTATAGTTTCTTGATGGTACCAACCATGCTTTCTCATCATGTGCACAAACGTTGCTACATGTTTTCGAATGTTTTTGGTGATTGTCTCTCTACTCTTGCCTGAAAGAGGACTGTTGTAGCAAATGTCAAAATCCCTACTGCCTAACAGCAGCTTGCGGGTCGGGCTTTTCTACTTTGTTTCAATGAATTtgggagaaaaatattttgaactcaTTATATAGGCCATGAGATTGTAAAATCTCCTTCAGGATTTTTGTGATGATAGATGTCCCGATCCATCTAAACCATTCTCAGTGGAAGTATCTACATCGAGTTGATAAGCTTACTGCATTCATTCTCCACGAAATAATGTTCTAATTTACGCTAGTTTCAGCAAAGGTTGTGCCGATTCAGTATTCTCTGTTCTTTCGGCTTAAAATCCTTCATTGATGGGCTATGACACTCGCTAGAGAAACTTCATTCCAGTACTTGCTTTTTGGTGCATCGTGGCACGAAAATTCTTACTTGGTTAATTCTATATTCACCTTCTTGGTGCATCGAGGCATGAATATACTGTGTTGATTCGTTCTATATCCCCATCTTATAATACAGGGATTTGTTCAACCTTTTTGGCTGCATGCTGGAACCTGCCACGGTGAGTTTTTATTGTCTTATGTTTTATCTGCTCTTCTCAACAATGCTTTTAACCAAAGTCATCGAGGACATATAACATGTGGTTTGTGTGATAACTTCTAGCAATATGTGGAAGTGTAAACTGGTGAACCCCTAAATATCACTATTCTTGTTCAAAGGCATTAACCACCTTTGCTTGTTTACCAGCATGACATTTTTGCTTGCTTTTGCAGCTTCCGACACAATACTACATGGCAGTGGTCTGAGATTCAAGCCTATTCTTTTGTTCACGATCAGTTCTTTtctgtcaattttttttcccatattgCTGGAAATGGGTGAGACAATTTTATTCACGTCATACAATGTGCAGCTGTATACTATCGCTACATGGGCTATCTTTGGGCAAACGGTATACTATGGTCACATCTACCCTCGGTTGAAGTACAGGCGGCCATTCTGCAAGGTAATAacatgaaaatacttttttcttgCTAACTCTTTGCATAAATTTCAGACTACCCCTTGTCTTTCGAAGATCATATTGGAACTGCATATTCTGCTGGAATTACGGAACCAACTCTTCCTGCTTGGAAATTAGTtgtttttttccacaaaaatataatCTATTCAAGGATATCTTTGAGATAGAATTCAGGGAGGCAGATTTTCTCTTCAATGATCTGTagttttattaaaattatctaaaattttttcacatattcttatctttttctATCTGTTTCTAGTAGCCTCCTTTCTAAGACAACTATTCAGACTTTAAGAATTATCTGCCGTCCTAAGTTGTCTAGGTCCATCCATTTTCAATTACTCTGTTGTCTCAGAACTGGATGATGCATGCAGATTTAAATGAGAATCAATGGCCAATGGATTTTTCTTGACCAACGATTGTGCTGCTCATCTTAATATCATAGCAGGTATTAGGGAAAGAAGCTTATCAACTTATCACAGCTCATTCCTTGCCCAAATGGTCTAGTATATTAGAGGTTCCCATTTGACAATGACTTATTTTTCTAATGACCATCACAGATGGTTTGCCGTGGAATTACTGCCAGATGTTAcagtttttctcttcttttttgcacACACTCAATCTACTATTGCCTCTGGTGTAAAATTTAGGGTCCCAAGCCTAATGAGATTGAATCAGCGGGAAATGATAGACTAAGCATTCACAAAGACAGTGTGAAACAACACAACAGCTCTGAGAGATTGCAAAATGGGTCTGACACCATTGATAGACAAAGTGTTTTGAGCTCACCAATTCCTCTTCCAGCACTTCCAACAAATGCTTCACATCAGCAAGGATTATATTATGCGTACTTAAATCTCTTTCTCCAAATTTCTCTATCATCTGAATTTCTGCCTGGCTTCTCTTTCAAGCATCCACTATTTGCTCAATTTGAAGTTTGTTGGGTTAGTTCCATATAATTTAAGATTCTTTCACATTTGAGAGCACATgagtataaaataaaaagaatgatgaaaatGCTAATCAGAGAGTTGGCTGCAAGAAATAGGGATATTAATGACCTAACTAAGCTCGGAGAATGTTTCCTTCAAGAGCTGTGGCTGATACAATCATTCAACTTTCATTTTGGCTATCACTAGTACTTTCGGAGTATGATAAGGTATCATGCATTTGTCTAAATGGTCAAAAGATAAACTAATGTGCTGTTGTGGAGTAgttctggaataaaaaaattatcactgGCTTTGATCATTAGATATTCTCACACTTTTATCATATAGAAAGGGACGTTTGCTAAAAGAATAGAGCTCTATTCTTATTGTCTGTTATTGTTTTGGCATTATCTCTTTCATCATTGGAGAATAGTCCTCTTCTGCATTGCAATTGTTTTAAACCTGATGGTAACAATTTTGCAACTCTAGATTGCCGCTCTGGCTGaagatttttcatcttttttgctTGAAAGTTGCTAGTCTTTTTGGAATATAGTGGCAATGTTCTCTAGTGCAAGAGAAAGCACAATTTTTGACAGCGAATGAAATTGCCCCAAGGCAATAAGGGTTGTCTTATGCAACTATGACAGATAATAGTTGTATGTTTCAGATCAGCAAGATCTTTTTCAAGTAGCCATACACCAATAGCAGGATCTTGTTTTCCACAAAGGATGAGTCCCAAAAATGCTGATAATCAAGGTACATTTGAAGAGCCATTGCTTGCTGGAGATTCGTCAGAACAATCTACACCATCCCCGAAGACCAAAAACATGCTGTGTCTGGTATACTCTTCCCACACCTTTGGTATTATACTGATGTGATGTTCATCAGCAgttaaaattcatttattgaCTTAGTTTACTGCAGGTCTCTCTAGTTATGTTTTTTGGCACTTTCAATCTCCCAAAGCCAGTTAAAGACAGAGCAAGTTCTGTTTCCAGGAAACACAGTGGACGCATCATGCAAGTTGGAAGAAAGCTTTTGCAGgtgaatttaatttttagatcTTCTGTCCAGTAAGCCTGTAGGGCACTACAAAATCTAAAGTCCACTGCTGTATCAGCAATTGATGGGTGGAAAGCCTAATCCATGATTAGCTATCAAAAGCCTATTCATAGCGACATTTTGTTCCATTGACAATGTCAGATCTTTATTCACATGGTTTGACATAGTTCCATTCTGTGTTGTTTCACTTATTGTTGATCATTTGATGGATTCTGTTTTTGCTTTACCAATCAAGATAGTTTAGCTCTCATTCTGATGAAAAAGGATGCACTTAGATCAATCGAGAATGTCCATGTAAAAGGAAGGCAAAAGTAACCTTGCACAAGGAGTGCTTAAAAAAGAATGAACTGTCTTGACTATTTCTTCTTGCATAGGGATTTTTCAATGTCACATGTATGATTGGTCAATGGTATCAGGTTAATGATGGGATGCTTCAAGAAAATGGTTTTGCCGGAAATAGTGGAGTTGGTACTTTCCTCGGTTGGGCAATGGCAGCTATTTACATGGGGGGAAGGCTTCCTCAGATTTGCTTAAATGTGAGATATACACGTCTGTTTACAAATTTATGAAGTTCTATATTATTGTAACCCTGGCTATTTGTCTAAAATGGTTGGATGCACTTTCCTAGCCCGCATGAGGCATACTTCCTCTCTATCCTGCTGCATTCTGTCTTAATACAGCATATACTAGCGGCAGAAAGTTTTCTGTCTTGTACTTAATTTATTATGATGAAAAAGAGAAGCCACATTTGCATATCATCAGAATTGTTCTAATTGATATGCGAGGTTGAGATGTAAGTCTAATGTTCAGTGTTTTGTGCACTTTTTGCAGATCAGGAGGGGAAAAGTTGAGGTGAGATCTTTGATTCATATGGtagtttctaaatattttgtgaCATTGAACCCAAGAACTCATTAAGTTCATCTGATAGGGTCCCGAGCAATTTGTGATTGACTTCTGTTGAGGACTGAccatttgcattttccttttcttgcccaTCTCTTTCATGTACATATTTGTGGATTGAAGATCCCAAAATCCCCAAAACACAGGAGATTCACGTATACTCATTGAAGGAGGAAAACACTGTGCTTCAGTCAAAATTCCATTGTCTTATGATTAGCTGCATCTCAAGGAACACTGAATATGTGttgatttaaataataattGCTGAAAGTTCTATCTGATTGTAGGGACTCAATCCATGGATGTTCCTTCTTGCTTTGATTGGAAACATTACCTACGTAGCAAGGTAATCAAAACCCATCGTCGCAGCATGTTATGCATCTCTATTCATAAACTCATCATTTCTCTCTCATTTGCTGATATGGGATCTGTCTGTGTTTCAGTATACTAGTCAGCAGCTTAGACTGGTCAAAAATCAGGCCAAATTtaccttggctggtggaatcaaGCGGTTGTGCCCTTCTGGACATTTTCGTATCCTTGTCAATCCAATTACAAATGTATCAATGTTGAACTTACGGATCTGTTCAGTAACAGATGTTGCTCAAGATGATCTTTGTCCAACAGGGATCCTTAACATCTTGTCCAGATACTTATTCAGTTCATCTACTTCAGCTACCAGAAGAAACAAGATGTCAAAATTACTCGTGAAGATAGTAGTGCAATGTTGAGATAGATGAGAACAATGCTTTacgaggtctctctctctctctctctctctctctctctctctctctctctctctctctacacactccacattcatatatttttggaaTGAGTGTTTCAGTTATAGGTTcaataaatttcttaattaagCGACATTCCATAAGGATCGTGAGGTGTAGAAATCACAAGTATGTTATGGCAATAAAATCTTCCCAAAGAACTACTATCATCTGCTTTTATGATCTGCTAAaatgtcaattttatttttctgatcaTGTTGTTGCTGGAATTTTTGAACTCCATAAGCAGGTTTCATGTGCTCTACTGTAGCTGATGGTGGGAAGGAGAAATAACTTATCAGCATGGAACATAAAGTTTTAAGCCGTGGATAGTGTTGCTTATTGGAAAAGAATTGCTTTTCTTTGGTCCCTCAAGCATTTGTCCTCTCAATCTGGAAATTGGTTTTCTTATGTGACTAAATCATGGTTCTGTCCCAGTCCTTCGCTCTGCTTATTCTTTAGCCCTCCGACAGTATATGCTGGTGAAACGTAATAATCATAAACTTCATCCTGCTTTGTGAAGGGGAAATTCAAGCTACTAATTGATTGTTTTGACAAGTCTTATTTGCGTCATTGTTTGGTTGGTGCTGATCAAATACCAAAATTCTCAATAGTCCACCGTTTACAGTCAAAGCCAATTGGCATGGAGACTTATGTCCCAAAGCTTAGAAGTACCACTCATTTATTTAGAAGACATTCCCATTCGACTGATTTTATCAAAGAAATGTTGACAAATTAGCCTTATGGAGTCCTCACTCTCTTTCCCGTTTAAATGAGAGGATTGATGGACCCAGAAGAGATGCTTTTTGATGTGTAATAAGttgtaaagacctcaatcatGTACTTCAGACCAATCTAGATGGCGTGCATCTATAGGCACCTAATGATGTGCACAAAAAGTTAGAATATGCCCAACTCTTTTTGCCGGTTCCAAGCCCTCTCTTAACTgtcatctctttctttttgtctccTTATTCTCCCGCAATGTCACAAGCACTCACCTGAAATTGAGAAAATCTTCTTCGGATGCATTTAGAGTCGGAAGCTTAATCTGAGGTGGTGACACAGTCTTCATATAGTCTCTCTCCGGACAGAAAACAATGTATATCTTCGCGTCATGATCAAGTTCTAGACGATACAGGTTCTGCCCGGCACCATAGCCCCCTAGAAGCTGGTAGGATCTCTCTGATCTATCCATTGCAATACACAGTTCCTCAGTACCTGCAGGAAGTTCAAAAGAATATCTGTTCATTTGTTCCATTCTTCCTGCATCTTTAAGGAGATCTTCCCCCGGAAACATGTATACAGTAGAAGACGTGAGAAGTCTAGAAAAGAAAGATGCACATTAAAAGTTTAGTGATACAGTCTAATGGCCTGGAGTTCATTAAGCACCGAGCTAAATCGCGTGGGGTTGAGACTGACAAGTCTATGAACTAAGAGATGGTAGCTGCAAGTTGTGGAAGTATGGAGGATTGAACCTCAGATTTTGAGCGAGGAAGGCGAATACAACAATTTGTATGAACCCCTTGGGATATAAGTGGACCGTCGTGTGTAGGATGGTCTGGTGGCTCTCGTGGTATATCCTAAAAGAACCTCTCGTTATGGGCTAAACTTGTCTTCTAGCTTATGTTGcatctgcaattttttttttcctttttaaatctAGTCCTTTCGCTGGCTCGCTCTGCTTAATCAAAGTCTGTTCTTTCGGTCTAATGGCCCAATCAAACTACCACGAGCAAGCGGCGGTCAACCCCGCCGTGCCAAGAACCCTTGACCCTCAATTTGAATGGTGGAGGTGAATTCACTCACAGGCTGCCAGTTCAATCTGAGTTTGGTAAATGAAGTCCAGAGCCGCAGAAACCTCCCTCTCGAACTGATGAAACGGACCATCTTCGAAGTCCATCTTCCTCAGCTTGCAAAGCCCCTCTCCCAACTCCATCATCGCCCCTCTGTGGTTCTGTCCATCACATCATCTCCCTCGCGTCAATATGAACACACGcacagaaaagaaagataagaacCAAAAGGTCTTTTGACACCCAAAAAGGGACCTGGTTGAAGAGGTGATGAAACCCGACGGCGCATTGCAGAATCCCGTGAACGAGAGTCCTCCTCGGCTCTTCGGCTCTGTTCCATAGCGCCTCGAGGAAGTCGTGGCACTTGTAGTACTCTCTCCTGTTGAACAGCGCCACGGCTTCGCCGAAGCTGCAATCATCCAATTCTTCgccgtcgtcgtcttcttcacGGTCGTCCAAGAACCGGTAGGATTTGCAGAGAAAGTGGGCCTTGTGGGGTTCGAAGGAGTAGTCTTGGAGGAGAAGCGGGAGAGAGGAGAAGACAAGGAGTGGCTGTGGAGTCGGGTGGCGGTGAGGAGTGAAAGGAGAGCATGTGACGTTGAGTTGGCGGACGACCCTGCGCCTGCATGATGAGGAGAGAATGATGAGGAGAGAGGGTTTGGGAGCTTGAGAGAGAGCGCCAGGGATGCCATGGACGGTTGTGCTTGATTGGTGAGAGAGGGATTAAAGCTGAATTCATATTCATATTCAATTCCTGGGATCAGTCTCTTCATTCGTGGCTCCACTTCTTGGATCTCTGTCGTGAGAATCCacttgtggtggaggatgaaaggagaggcggaggaggacaGATCTTTCTTGTCAAGGGAGGGAACCTATACAAGGAAAGCCGCATCAAAACAACCATGTTCGACAAAATAATATGTTAAAAGATTACATAACCAGCTCTACGAATGAACTCATCATTTTTGGAAAGTTGCATGTATTGTTGTGATGTATGGTCGTCTTGGTCGTCTCGTCTTGGGGCCTCTATTCGTGTGAAATCACCAGTGAGCAATTGCAATGCTACAAGTTTCTTAAAGTATGAACGTTAAGAGTTGTaaaagaggattttttttttttttgtccgtcCTATATAGAGAACCCGTCTGTGTAAAGAACCCTAGATGGCCATTTCTTATTAATGTATTGTTCGACATATAGTCAATTTGAATGGAGATTATGCATTTGCTGCTAATGATTGTTAGAGTTATGAAATGAAGAGACCTACTTGGACATGCGACCTTACTTTAGTACACTGGTGCGATCTTTAGGTTTCCTACGTGTAACTATGGAAAAttctcatgtttttttttctgaattccACCTTTTATCCCtcttttctcaatatttttctcattctatTTCCGTTATTGTTTCACCCGTATAAGTCACATCCTACCATTTGTCTTGGGGCCAAAGAGTACATGGAGTATCCCATCATAGCCTATCCAATTCCATTCCACCTTAAGTGTTCTCGGGATACCGAATATAATCTTATCCAAATTTACGCATATATGGTTAATAGTAAAACTAAAGGTTTTTTATTGTAATTTATGGACTTTTATTGTTAATAGTGATGAGAACAGTCGGCATGTAACATGTAATTCATACATATGGTAAATGTGGTGCGTATAAGTTCTCGCGTGATTTATAATTTCGAGCTA harbors:
- the LOC104443554 gene encoding uncharacterized protein LOC104443554, giving the protein SHQSSTTVHGIPGALSQAPKPSLLIILSSSCRRRVVRQLNVTCSPFTPHRHPTPQPLLVFSSLPLLLQDYSFEPHKAHFLCKSYRFLDDREEDDDGEELDDCSFGEAVALFNRREYYKCHDFLEALWNRAEEPRRTLVHGILQCAVGFHHLFNQNHRGAMMELGEGLCKLRKMDFEDGPFHQFEREVSAALDFIYQTQIELAACTEELCIAMDRSERSYQLLGGYGAGQNLYRLELDHDAKIYIVFCPERDYMKTVSPPQIKLPTLNASEEDFLNFR
- the LOC120286770 gene encoding probable vacuolar amino acid transporter YPQ1, with the translated sequence MGLLRRDVPQCPAGRHCAQWFREHMQYCLCSTKDGISLSLGVVSVVSWGVAEIPQIVTNYKLKSAEGLSLAFLTTWILGDLFNLFGCMLEPATLPTQYYMAVLYTIATWAIFGQTVYYGHIYPRLKYRRPFCKGPKPNEIESAGNDRLSIHKDSVKQHNSSERLQNGSDTIDRQSVLSSPIPLPALPTNASHQQGLYYASARSFSSSHTPIAGSCFPQRMSPKNADNQGTFEEPLLAGDSSEQSTPSPKTKNMLCLVSLVMFFGTFNLPKPVKDRASSVSRKHSGRIMQVGRKLLQVNDGMLQENGFAGNSGVGTFLGWAMAAIYMGGRLPQICLNIRRGKVEGLNPWMFLLALIGNITYVASILVSSLDWSKIRPNLPWLVESSGCALLDIFVSLSIQLQMYQC